One part of the Suncus etruscus isolate mSunEtr1 chromosome 2, mSunEtr1.pri.cur, whole genome shotgun sequence genome encodes these proteins:
- the GPBAR1 gene encoding G-protein coupled bile acid receptor 1 codes for MTPNTTREVPGPIPTGVLGFSLALAILIVAANLLLMLGIARDRQLRSPPAGCFFLSLLLAGLLTGLALPMLPGLWSQSLRGYWSCLLLYLAPNFSFLSLLANLLLVHSERYMTVLRPLRPLRGSPHLALLLTWACPLLFASLPALGWNHWAPGTNCSSQAIFPAPYLYLEIYGLLLPAVVGAALLSIRVLAAAHHQLRDIQRLERAVCRGAPSALARALTWRQAKAQAGATLLFSLCWGPYVAALLLSMEAYEQRPPLGPGTLLALISLGSASAAAVPVAMGLGDQRYTAPWRTAAGHCLQGLQGRAAQGRAEHGPDYHTCSRSRAVDLDLS; via the coding sequence ATGACACCCAACACCACCCGAGAAGTGCCTGGCCCTATTCCCACAGGGGTCTTGGGGTTCTCGCTAGCCCTGGCCATCCTCATCGTTGCTGCCAACCTGCTCCTGATGCTGGGCATCGCCAGGGACCGCCAGCTACGCAGTCCACCCGCCGGCTGCTTCTTCCTGAGCTTGCTGCTGGCCGGCTTGCTCACGGGTCTGGCACTGCCCATGTTGCCAGGCCTGTGGAGCCAGAGCCTCCGGGGCTACTGGTCCTGCCTCCTCCTCTACCTGGCTCCCaacttctccttcctctccctgcTGGCCAACCTCCTGCTGGTGCACAGCGAGCGCTACATGACGGTGCTGAGGCCGCTGCGGCCTCTGAGGGGGAGCCCACACCTGGCGCTGCTTCTCACCTGGGCCTGCCCCCTGCTctttgccagcctgcctgccctGGGCTGGAACCACTGGGCCCCTGGCACCAACTGCAGTTCCCAGGCAATCTTCCCTGCCCCTTACCTCTACCTAGAAATCTATGGGTTGCTGCTACCTGCGGTGGTGGGTGCGGCCCTGCTCTCCATCCGTGTGCTGGCTGCTGCCCACCATCAGCTGCGGGACATCCAGCGACTGGAGCGGGCAGTCTGCCGCGGGGCTCCTTCCGCCCTGGCCCGAGCTCTGACCTGGCGCCAGGCAAAGGCACAGGCTGGTGCCACGCTGCTCTTCAGCCTCTGTTGGGGGCCCTACGTGGCTGCCCTGCTGCTCTCCATGGAGGCCTATGAGCAGCGCCCCCCACTGGGCCCAGGAACTCTGCTGGCCCTCATCTCCCTGGGCAGCGCCAGTGCAGCAGCAGTGCCTGTGGCGATGGGCCTGGGGGATCAGCGCTACACAGCTCCCTGGAGGACGGCTGCTGGTCACTGTCTCCAGGGCCTGCAGGGCAGAGCAGCTCAGGGCAGGGCTGAACACGGCCCAGACTACCACACCTGTAGTCGGAGCAGAGCGGTTGACCTGGACTTGAGCTAG